Proteins from a single region of Candidatus Binatia bacterium:
- a CDS encoding electron transfer flavoprotein subunit alpha, whose translation MRIAVLVKQVPVLSKMEFDPASRRLRREGVPNEVSAFDVRALVKAVELSAEQGGEVVVFTMGPPQASEALLECLALGAHRAVHLCDPDFAGSDTLATARVLAAALRRESFDLVLCGKHSVDAETGQVGPEVAELLGLPFASGARRLEVDSGKIRVERETDSGTEVLEVDLPCVVSAGEDLAPERFSTRAEREAAKSKPIALVGRSDLGLAREDVGLPGSPTEVRDLETVVTERKLEMLEGPTVEAVVEKLVERLLAHGLFRGWSSLPEGPARPRATGAVERPGPKDIWVFAETENGSVRRVTFELLGKAREMADRLGSSVQAVLLGHGVRSRVEELAAAGADRVLLADDERLGWPSAETYAGVLAPALEKFRPGIVLFPSTTLGRDLAPRLAARFGLGLTGDCIDLDLDAEGRLVQYKPAFGGNVVAPILSRTIPEMATVRPGFLERPSPGERGTCESLPLDVPELAPAKVRLLERRREAEAATALDDAEVVVGVGKGIGEPAALSRIEPLCEVLGAALCTTRDVTDAGWLPRQYQVGLTGRAIAPKLYLAVAIRGAMEHMVGVRRARIVVGINKNPKAPLFKSVDYGIVADWAEAVPLLVEKLRAARASAR comes from the coding sequence ATGCGCATCGCCGTTCTCGTGAAACAGGTCCCTGTCCTCTCCAAGATGGAGTTCGATCCCGCGTCCAGGCGGCTCCGGCGGGAAGGTGTTCCGAACGAAGTCAGCGCTTTCGACGTCCGGGCCCTCGTGAAGGCCGTGGAACTTTCCGCCGAGCAGGGCGGCGAGGTCGTCGTGTTCACCATGGGACCGCCGCAGGCCTCGGAGGCGCTCCTCGAGTGTCTCGCGCTGGGAGCGCACCGGGCCGTCCACCTCTGCGATCCCGACTTTGCGGGCTCGGACACACTCGCCACGGCGCGGGTGCTCGCTGCGGCTCTCCGCCGGGAATCCTTCGACCTGGTTCTCTGCGGAAAACACAGCGTGGACGCGGAGACGGGGCAGGTGGGGCCCGAGGTGGCGGAGCTTCTCGGCCTTCCGTTCGCGAGCGGTGCGCGGCGGCTCGAGGTGGATTCGGGGAAGATCCGCGTCGAGCGGGAAACCGACTCGGGCACGGAGGTTCTGGAGGTCGACCTTCCCTGCGTCGTTTCCGCCGGAGAAGACCTCGCCCCGGAGCGCTTTTCGACCAGAGCCGAGCGGGAGGCGGCCAAGTCGAAACCGATCGCGCTCGTCGGGCGGAGCGACCTCGGGCTTGCCCGCGAGGACGTGGGGCTTCCGGGCTCGCCCACCGAAGTGCGGGATCTCGAGACCGTCGTGACGGAGCGGAAGCTCGAGATGCTCGAAGGTCCCACGGTCGAGGCAGTAGTGGAGAAGCTCGTCGAGCGACTTCTCGCCCACGGTCTTTTCCGAGGCTGGTCTTCCCTCCCCGAGGGTCCCGCGCGACCGCGAGCCACGGGGGCTGTCGAGCGCCCGGGGCCGAAAGACATCTGGGTTTTCGCCGAGACGGAGAACGGTTCCGTCCGCAGGGTCACGTTCGAACTCCTCGGGAAGGCACGCGAGATGGCCGACCGGCTCGGGTCGAGCGTGCAAGCGGTGCTTCTCGGGCACGGAGTTCGGAGCCGAGTCGAGGAGCTTGCCGCGGCCGGGGCCGATCGCGTGCTTCTTGCCGACGACGAGCGTCTCGGCTGGCCCTCGGCCGAGACTTACGCCGGCGTCCTCGCTCCGGCGCTCGAGAAGTTCCGGCCCGGAATCGTCCTTTTTCCTTCGACGACGCTCGGCCGGGACCTCGCGCCGAGGCTCGCCGCGCGCTTCGGCCTGGGACTCACCGGTGACTGCATCGACCTGGACCTCGACGCGGAAGGCCGACTCGTGCAGTACAAGCCTGCTTTCGGCGGGAACGTCGTGGCACCCATCCTCTCGCGCACAATCCCCGAGATGGCCACGGTGCGGCCCGGGTTTCTCGAGCGCCCGAGCCCGGGAGAGCGCGGCACCTGCGAGAGCTTGCCGCTCGACGTGCCGGAGCTGGCTCCGGCGAAAGTGCGTCTTCTCGAGAGAAGGCGCGAGGCCGAGGCCGCCACGGCGCTCGACGACGCGGAGGTCGTCGTCGGGGTCGGCAAAGGGATCGGAGAGCCTGCGGCGCTTTCCCGGATCGAGCCTCTGTGCGAAGTCCTCGGCGCGGCGCTCTGCACGACGAGGGATGTCACCGACGCGGGATGGCTTCCCCGGCAGTATCAGGTGGGCCTCACCGGACGCGCGATCGCCCCGAAGCTCTACCTGGCGGTCGCCATCCGTGGCGCCATGGAGCACATGGTCGGCGTGCGGCGCGCGCGGATCGTCGTCGGCATCAACAAAAACCCGAAGGCTCCGCTTTTCAAGAGCGTGGACTACGGCATCGTGGCCGACTGGGCCGAGGCCGTGCCGCTGCTCGTGGAAAAGCTCCGCGCGGCGCGAGCTTCCGCGCGCTAG
- the yneD gene encoding short-chain dehydrogenase/reductase — translation MSHAGFPATAGTSRAVLVTGCSSGIGRATALRLARRGWPVYATARKRDSLGELEEAGCRTLVLDVDDEESCRSAVAFVEEREGAVGVLVNNAGYSQSGAVEAVPLDLVRKQFETNVFGALRMCQLVLPGMRRQGWGKIVNMSSMGGKLVFPGGGVYHATKHALEALSDALRFEVRAFGIDVILMEPGLVRSGFARAAERALEAARAGAGPYADFHAAVARATVEAYEKGPLARLGGTPEDVAAKVEKAITARRPKARYTVTASATVLLGLRRMLGDRMWDAFLRTNFPEPGGRKSS, via the coding sequence ATGAGTCACGCAGGTTTTCCGGCGACCGCGGGAACTTCGCGCGCCGTGCTCGTCACGGGTTGCTCGAGCGGGATCGGACGCGCGACGGCGCTCCGCCTCGCGCGACGAGGCTGGCCCGTCTACGCGACCGCCCGGAAAAGGGACTCCCTCGGGGAACTCGAGGAGGCCGGGTGCCGAACCCTGGTGCTCGACGTCGACGACGAGGAGTCGTGCCGCTCCGCCGTCGCGTTCGTCGAGGAGCGCGAGGGTGCCGTCGGCGTGCTGGTCAACAACGCTGGCTACAGTCAGTCGGGTGCCGTCGAAGCCGTCCCGCTCGACCTCGTCCGCAAGCAGTTCGAGACGAACGTGTTCGGGGCACTCCGGATGTGCCAGCTCGTGCTCCCCGGAATGCGGAGGCAGGGTTGGGGAAAGATCGTGAACATGAGCTCCATGGGAGGCAAGCTCGTCTTTCCCGGGGGCGGGGTCTACCACGCCACGAAGCACGCGCTCGAAGCGTTGAGCGACGCCCTTCGCTTCGAGGTGCGCGCCTTCGGCATCGACGTGATCCTGATGGAACCGGGCCTCGTGCGGAGCGGGTTCGCGCGCGCGGCCGAGCGGGCGCTCGAGGCCGCTCGAGCGGGCGCGGGTCCTTACGCGGACTTCCACGCGGCCGTGGCGCGCGCGACGGTGGAAGCCTACGAGAAGGGTCCCCTCGCGAGACTCGGGGGGACGCCGGAGGATGTCGCGGCGAAGGTCGAAAAGGCCATCACGGCACGAAGGCCCAAGGCCCGTTACACGGTGACGGCGTCGGCGACCGTTCTCCTCGGGCTCCGGCGAATGCTCGGCGACCGGATGTGGGACGCGTTTTTGCGGACGAATTTCCCCGAGCCGGGCGGGCGGAAGAGCAGCTAG
- a CDS encoding FAD-linked oxidase: protein MKQIDKKAAEVLRSGFRGTVLLPHDEEYDAARRVWNAMFDRRPAVIARCLGTRDVSRAISFAREHGLLLSVRGGGHNSAGTAVCDGGMMLDLSLMRRVTVDPGTRTARADGGALLGDLDAETQLHGLAVPAGVVSHTGVGGLTLGGGFGWISRKHGLSVDNLLRVELVTADGERLEADEKTNEDLFWALRGGGGNFGVVTSFTFRCAEIGKHVYSGLLVKRFEDAGRFLAFYRDYVRGLPDEMTVWVIVRCAPPLPFLSADVHGKLVVIVAFVWLGDPGQGERRIRPLRDATPSHGEAVGANGWCDWQSSFDGLSSHGARNYWKSHHLGDLTDRAIERVVEFAASMPTDECEIFVPHMEGAPSRVEPEATAYAHRRAPFVLNIHTRWREARDDERCTAWARDFHSATEPFARGVYVNFLGDEGQDRVRAAYTPEVWSRLVGVKKKYDPENFFRMNQNIPPS, encoded by the coding sequence ATGAAGCAGATCGACAAGAAGGCCGCCGAAGTGCTGAGAAGTGGCTTTCGGGGAACCGTCCTTTTGCCCCACGACGAGGAGTACGACGCCGCGAGGCGCGTCTGGAATGCGATGTTCGACCGGAGGCCCGCCGTCATCGCGCGCTGCCTCGGGACGCGCGACGTCAGCCGGGCGATTTCGTTCGCCCGGGAGCACGGGCTTCTTCTTTCGGTCCGCGGTGGCGGCCACAACTCGGCAGGGACCGCAGTCTGCGACGGCGGCATGATGCTCGACCTTTCGCTCATGCGGAGGGTCACCGTCGACCCGGGAACCCGTACGGCGCGGGCGGACGGCGGGGCGCTCCTCGGGGACCTGGATGCGGAAACGCAGCTCCACGGACTCGCCGTCCCGGCGGGAGTGGTTTCCCATACGGGAGTCGGCGGTCTCACCCTGGGAGGCGGCTTCGGCTGGATCAGTCGGAAGCACGGCCTCTCGGTGGACAATCTCCTGCGGGTGGAACTGGTGACGGCGGACGGAGAGCGGCTCGAGGCCGACGAGAAGACGAACGAGGACCTTTTCTGGGCTCTCCGGGGAGGGGGCGGAAACTTCGGCGTCGTGACTTCCTTCACGTTCCGCTGCGCGGAGATCGGAAAGCACGTCTACTCGGGGCTCCTCGTGAAGCGGTTCGAAGACGCGGGACGATTCCTCGCCTTCTATCGCGACTACGTCCGGGGGCTTCCGGACGAAATGACGGTGTGGGTCATCGTTCGCTGTGCGCCGCCCCTGCCGTTTCTCTCGGCGGACGTCCACGGGAAATTGGTCGTGATCGTCGCCTTCGTCTGGCTCGGCGATCCCGGCCAAGGGGAGCGCCGTATCCGGCCTTTGCGCGACGCGACGCCTTCCCACGGCGAGGCCGTGGGTGCGAATGGCTGGTGCGACTGGCAGTCGAGCTTCGACGGGCTTTCGTCCCACGGAGCTCGCAATTACTGGAAGTCCCATCACCTCGGAGATCTCACCGACCGCGCGATCGAAAGGGTCGTGGAGTTCGCGGCGTCCATGCCGACGGACGAGTGCGAGATCTTCGTTCCTCACATGGAAGGAGCACCGAGCCGCGTCGAGCCGGAAGCTACGGCGTACGCGCATCGCCGGGCGCCTTTCGTCCTCAACATCCACACGCGGTGGCGGGAAGCTCGGGACGACGAACGCTGCACCGCCTGGGCCCGGGACTTCCACTCGGCGACGGAGCCTTTCGCGAGGGGGGTCTACGTGAATTTCCTGGGGGACGAGGGGCAGGATCGCGTTCGCGCGGCGTACACGCCGGAGGTCTGGAGTCGGCTCGTGGGCGTCAAGAAAAAGTACGACCCCGAGAACTTTTTCCGCATGAACCAGAACATCCCGCCGTCGTAG